In one Melopsittacus undulatus isolate bMelUnd1 chromosome 4, bMelUnd1.mat.Z, whole genome shotgun sequence genomic region, the following are encoded:
- the GPR26 gene encoding G-protein coupled receptor 26 — protein MSIWEVILAFVVVVLMLVALLANVLVLMCFLYSADIRKQVPGLFILNLTFCNLLMTVLNMPLTLAGIIYKSQPGGDQICHIVGFLETFLTTNSMLSMAALSIDRWIAVVFPLSYHSKMRYRDAALILSYTWLHSVSFPIVAASLSWVGFHHLYASCTLYNKRPEDRTQFVIFTGVFHTLSFLLSLIVLCFTYLKVLKVARFHCKRIDVITMQTLVLLVDIHRSVRERCLEEQKRRRQRATKKISTFIGTFILCFAPYVITRLVELSSVVHINSHWGIISKCLAYSKAVSDPFVYSLLRHQYKKTWKDIINKILKRSSINSSALTSESHNRNILQLNE, from the exons ATGAGCATCTGGGAGGTGATCCTGGCTTTCGTGGTGGTGGTGCTGATGCTCGTGGCCCTGCTGGCCAACGTGCTGGTGCTGATGTGCTTCCTGTACAGCGCTGACATCCGCAAGCAGGTCCCGGGATTGTTCATCCTCAACCTCACCTTCTGCAACCTGTTGATGACTGTTTTGAACATGCCCCTGACCTTGGCTGGGATCATTTACAAGAGTCAACCGGGAGGAGATCAGATCTGCCACATTGTGGGTTTCCTGGAGACTTTCCTCACCACGAACTCCATGCTGAGCATGGCAGCTTTGAGCATTGACAGGTGGATTGCTGTGGTCTTCCCTCTAAGTTATCACTCCAAAATGAGGTACAGAGATGCCGCTCTCATACTGAGCTACACGTGGTTGCACTCGGTGTCGTTCCCGATAGTGGCAGCTTCTCTCTCCTGGGTGGGTTTCCATCACCTCTATGCCTCCTGCACCCTGTACAACAAGAGACCAGAGGATAGGACACAGTTTGTGATTTTCACTGGGGTCTTTCACACCCTcagcttcctcctctcccttaTAGTCCTGTGTTTCACATATCTAAAAGTGCTGAAGGTGGCACGGTTTCACTGTAAGCGGATTGACGTGATCACTATGCAGACCCTGGTGCTGCTTGTGGACATTCATCGCAG CGTAAGAGAGCGTTGTCTAGAAGAACaaaagaggaggaggcagcgagcaacaaagaaaataagtacCTTTATCGGTACTTTCATACTTTGTTTTGCACCTTATGTAATTACAAG ACTTGTTGAATTATCCTCTGTGGTCCACATCAACTCCCACTGGGGAATCATTTCCAAGTGCTTAGCTTACAGCAAAGCTGTTTCAGACCCTTTTGTGTACTCTTTGCTACGACATCAGTACAAGAAGACATGGAAAGACATCATAAACAAGATCCTCAAAAGAAGCTCCATCAATTCCTCTGCCCTCACGAGCGAATCGCACAATAGGAATATATTGCAGCTGAACGAATGA